Proteins encoded by one window of Streptomyces uncialis:
- a CDS encoding DNA-3-methyladenine glycosylase family protein: MAGRYAPRPTRTTVRGGQLGVPAPVAGSGPRRNADDTGRTRVWAPPGPVDPGLVLGPLRRGPGDPTFRAMPDGSVWRACRTPAGPGTLRVASRGGDVEGIAWGPGGEWLLDRLPELLGGADRPDEFVPRHRVVAHTWRRRPGLRLTRTGLVMESLIPSVLEQKVTADEAYRAWRRLVRRFGEVAPGPAADGRRVPSLHVMPRARDWVLVPSWEWHRAGVDDKRAATVLRAVRVAGRLEQATGLAPEAARARLELVAGVGPWTSAEVVQRSHGAADCVTVGDLHLPGVVGYALAGDRDVDDDGMLELLAPYAGQRHRACRLILLSGVAPARRHPKMPRTDIGLL; the protein is encoded by the coding sequence ATGGCTGGACGGTACGCACCGCGACCGACGCGCACGACCGTGCGCGGCGGGCAGCTCGGCGTACCCGCTCCCGTCGCCGGGTCGGGCCCCCGCCGGAACGCGGACGACACGGGACGTACCCGGGTGTGGGCGCCGCCCGGACCGGTCGATCCGGGACTCGTGCTCGGGCCGCTGCGGCGCGGGCCCGGTGACCCCACGTTCCGCGCGATGCCCGACGGGTCCGTGTGGCGGGCCTGCCGGACGCCCGCCGGGCCGGGCACCCTGCGGGTGGCCTCGCGGGGCGGGGACGTCGAGGGCATCGCGTGGGGGCCCGGCGGTGAGTGGCTGCTGGACCGGCTGCCGGAGCTGCTGGGCGGGGCGGACCGGCCCGACGAGTTCGTGCCCCGGCACCGGGTCGTCGCGCACACCTGGCGGCGGCGGCCCGGACTGCGGCTGACCCGGACCGGGCTGGTCATGGAGTCGCTGATCCCGTCCGTGCTGGAGCAGAAGGTCACCGCCGACGAGGCGTACCGGGCGTGGCGGCGGCTGGTCCGCAGGTTCGGGGAGGTCGCGCCCGGGCCCGCGGCGGACGGGCGGCGGGTGCCGTCGCTGCATGTGATGCCCCGCGCGCGGGACTGGGTACTGGTGCCGTCCTGGGAGTGGCACCGCGCCGGGGTCGACGACAAGCGGGCCGCGACCGTGCTGCGGGCCGTGCGGGTGGCCGGGCGGCTGGAGCAGGCCACCGGGCTGGCGCCCGAGGCCGCGCGGGCCCGGCTGGAGCTCGTCGCGGGCGTCGGGCCCTGGACCTCGGCGGAGGTCGTGCAGCGCAGTCATGGGGCGGCGGACTGTGTGACGGTCGGGGACCTGCACCTTCCCGGGGTCGTGGGGTACGCCCTCGCGGGGGACCGGGACGTGGACGACGACGGCATGCTGGAGCTGTTGGCGCCTTACGCCGGGCAGCGGCACAGGGCCTGTCGGCTGATCCTGCTGTCCGGGGTGGCCCCGGCCCGGCGCCACCCGAAGATGCCCCGCACCGACATCGGCCTCCTCTGA
- a CDS encoding coenzyme F420-0:L-glutamate ligase, whose product MSTAQPRDGFRVWAVPGIGEVTAGDDLAKLIAAAEPALADGDVVLVTSKIVSKAEGRVLDAADRESAIDAETVRVIARRGPLRIVENRQGLVMAAAGVDASNTPAGTVLLLPEDSDASARAVRDGLRDLLGVTVGVLVTDTAGRPWRNGLTDIAIGAAGVHVLDDLRGGTDSHGNPLSATVVATADELAAAGDLVKGKTAGLPVAVVRGLPHTVTGADGTGPGPDARELIRPAYDDMFRLGTSEAVREAVTQRRTIRAFTDEPVDPGAVRRAVAAAVTAPAPHHTTPWRFVLLESAASRTALLDAMRDAWIADLRADGKPEESIAKRVRRGDVLRNAPYLVVPCLVTDGAHHYGHARRDAAEREMFVVAMGAGVQNLLVALAGERLGSAWVSSTMFCREVVREVLGLPADWDPMGAVAVGHPAEEPRPRPAREADAFIDVR is encoded by the coding sequence GTGAGCACCGCACAGCCGCGGGACGGCTTCCGGGTCTGGGCGGTGCCCGGGATCGGCGAGGTGACCGCCGGGGACGACCTGGCGAAGCTGATCGCCGCCGCCGAGCCCGCGTTGGCCGACGGCGATGTCGTCCTGGTCACCTCGAAGATCGTCTCCAAGGCGGAGGGCCGGGTGCTCGACGCCGCCGACCGCGAGAGCGCCATAGACGCGGAGACCGTACGCGTGATCGCGCGCCGCGGCCCGCTGCGGATCGTCGAGAACCGGCAGGGCCTGGTGATGGCCGCCGCCGGGGTCGACGCGTCGAACACCCCCGCCGGGACGGTGCTGCTGCTGCCCGAGGACTCCGACGCGTCCGCGCGGGCCGTCCGGGACGGGCTGCGGGACCTCCTCGGGGTCACCGTGGGCGTCCTCGTCACCGACACCGCCGGGCGCCCCTGGCGCAACGGCCTCACCGACATCGCCATCGGCGCGGCGGGCGTCCATGTGCTGGACGATCTGCGGGGCGGCACCGACAGCCACGGCAATCCGCTGAGCGCCACCGTCGTCGCCACCGCCGACGAACTCGCCGCCGCCGGTGACCTCGTCAAGGGCAAGACCGCGGGACTGCCCGTCGCCGTGGTGCGGGGGCTGCCGCACACCGTGACCGGCGCCGACGGCACCGGTCCGGGACCGGACGCCCGGGAACTGATCCGTCCCGCGTACGACGACATGTTCCGGCTGGGGACCTCCGAGGCGGTCCGCGAGGCCGTCACCCAGCGGCGCACCATCCGCGCGTTCACCGACGAGCCCGTCGACCCCGGAGCGGTACGCCGCGCGGTCGCCGCCGCCGTCACCGCGCCCGCGCCGCACCACACCACGCCCTGGCGGTTCGTGCTGCTGGAGAGCGCCGCGTCCCGTACCGCGCTGCTCGACGCCATGCGGGACGCCTGGATCGCGGACCTGCGGGCGGACGGCAAGCCGGAGGAGTCCATCGCCAAACGGGTCCGCCGGGGCGACGTCCTGCGCAACGCGCCCTATCTGGTGGTGCCCTGCCTGGTGACCGACGGCGCGCACCACTACGGGCACGCCCGGCGGGACGCGGCCGAGCGGGAGATGTTCGTCGTCGCCATGGGCGCCGGGGTGCAGAACCTCCTCGTCGCGCTGGCCGGTGAGCGGCTGGGCTCCGCGTGGGTGTCGTCCACGATGTTCTGCCGCGAGGTCGTCCGGGAGGTCCTCGGGCTGCCCGCCGACTGGGACCCCATGGGCGCGGTCGCCGTGGGGCACCCCGCCGAGGAGCCCCGGCCACGGCCCGCGCGGGAGGCCGACGCGTTCATCGACGTACGGTGA
- the cofD gene encoding 2-phospho-L-lactate transferase: MRIVVLAGGIGGARFLRGLKKAVQGTGVTDITVIGNTGDDIHLFGLKVCPDLDTVMYTLGDGIDEEQGWGRSQETFHVKEELAAYGVGPGWFGLGDRDFATHIVRTQMLSAGYPLSAVTEALCERWQPGVRLIPMSDDRIETHVAITVPEGEPGAGERKAVHFQEYWVRLRASVDAHAVVPVGADRAKPAPGVLDALASADVVLFPPSNPVVSIGTILAVPGIREAIADAGVPVVGLSPIVGDAPVRGMADKVLTAVGVETTAAAVAEHYGSGLLDGWLVDTVDEGSVARVEAAGIRCRAVPLLMTDIDATARMAREALALAEEVRA; this comes from the coding sequence ATGCGCATTGTGGTTCTGGCAGGCGGTATCGGCGGAGCCCGGTTCCTGCGCGGTCTGAAGAAGGCCGTACAGGGCACGGGGGTCACGGACATCACCGTCATCGGCAACACCGGGGACGACATCCACCTCTTCGGGCTGAAGGTCTGTCCCGACCTCGACACGGTGATGTACACCCTGGGCGACGGCATCGACGAGGAGCAGGGCTGGGGGCGCTCGCAGGAGACGTTCCACGTCAAGGAGGAGCTGGCGGCGTACGGCGTGGGACCCGGCTGGTTCGGGCTCGGCGACCGGGACTTCGCCACCCACATCGTGCGGACGCAGATGCTGTCCGCGGGGTACCCGCTCAGCGCGGTCACCGAGGCCCTGTGCGAGCGGTGGCAGCCCGGGGTACGGCTCATCCCCATGTCGGACGACCGTATCGAGACCCATGTCGCGATCACCGTCCCCGAGGGCGAGCCCGGCGCGGGTGAGCGCAAGGCGGTCCACTTCCAGGAGTACTGGGTGCGGCTGCGCGCCTCCGTGGACGCGCACGCCGTCGTCCCGGTCGGCGCCGACCGGGCCAAGCCCGCGCCGGGCGTGCTCGACGCGCTGGCGAGCGCCGACGTCGTGCTGTTCCCGCCGTCGAACCCGGTCGTCAGCATCGGCACGATCCTCGCGGTGCCCGGCATCCGCGAGGCCATCGCGGACGCGGGCGTCCCCGTGGTGGGCCTGTCCCCCATCGTCGGGGACGCGCCCGTGCGCGGGATGGCCGACAAGGTCCTGACCGCTGTCGGCGTCGAGACCACCGCCGCGGCGGTCGCGGAGCACTACGGCTCCGGCCTGCTGGACGGCTGGCTGGTCGACACCGTGGACGAGGGCTCCGTCGCGCGCGTGGAGGCCGCCGGTATCCGCTGCCGCGCGGTCCCCCTGCTGATGACGGACATCGACGCCACCGCGCGGATGGCGCGCGAGGCGCTGGCACTGGCGGAAGAGGTCCGCGCGTGA
- a CDS encoding cysteine dioxygenase, whose product MNSDSDLQIAGDILEVPHLLQPAREHPATVAEFAGLARTIAADRAAWAHLVRYDATSRWYHRLRTGPGYEVWLLSWVPGQDSGRHDHGGSSGVLTVLDGELTERTRDTERVLRPGAQRVFAPGYVHEVANDALEPAVSLHVYFPGLTEMPMHAARCAALNAPARA is encoded by the coding sequence ATGAACAGCGACAGCGACCTCCAGATCGCGGGCGACATCCTTGAGGTGCCTCACCTCCTCCAGCCCGCCCGCGAGCACCCCGCCACCGTGGCCGAGTTCGCCGGCCTCGCCCGGACCATCGCCGCCGACCGCGCCGCGTGGGCGCACCTGGTGCGCTACGACGCGACCAGCCGCTGGTACCACCGCCTGCGCACCGGCCCCGGCTACGAGGTGTGGCTGCTGTCCTGGGTACCCGGCCAGGACAGCGGACGGCACGACCACGGCGGCTCCAGCGGCGTGCTCACCGTCCTCGACGGCGAACTGACCGAACGCACCCGCGACACCGAACGCGTCCTGCGGCCGGGCGCACAGCGGGTCTTCGCGCCCGGCTACGTCCACGAGGTCGCCAACGACGCGCTCGAACCGGCGGTGAGCCTGCACGTGTACTTCCCCGGGCTCACCGAGATGCCGATGCACGCCGCCCGCTGCGCCGCGCTGAACGCCCCCGCCCGGGCCTGA
- a CDS encoding WhiB family transcriptional regulator has translation MTELFQHLLVEAVAVEAVEGVDEEELGWQERALCAQTDPESFFPEKGGSTREAKKVCLACEVRSECLEYALANDERFGIWGGLSERERRRLKKAAV, from the coding sequence ATGACCGAGCTGTTCCAGCACCTGCTGGTCGAGGCAGTAGCCGTTGAGGCCGTCGAGGGCGTGGACGAAGAGGAACTCGGCTGGCAGGAGCGCGCGCTGTGCGCCCAGACCGATCCCGAGTCGTTCTTCCCCGAGAAGGGCGGCTCCACACGCGAGGCCAAGAAGGTCTGTCTCGCCTGCGAGGTCCGTTCCGAGTGCCTGGAGTACGCGCTCGCCAACGACGAGCGCTTCGGCATCTGGGGCGGTCTGTCCGAACGCGAGCGCCGCCGCCTCAAGAAGGCGGCGGTCTGA
- a CDS encoding glycosyltransferase family 2 protein, with the protein MSVHSHPTGHYATTAAAHFTAPGGTPAAHPALSDPTSAPEHPRHIVTAVVVAHDGARWLPDALAGLLGQERPVQNAVAADTGSADDSARLVTEALGASRVLHLARRTGFGQAVDEAVRTAPVLTTDDLPYLKRPSGWDPVSRTWRDDAYDMPELPHGEPEQWLWLLHDDCAPEPDALAHLLRVVENERELGHDVAVVGPKLRGWYDRRQLLEVGVSIANSGRRWTGLDRREQDQGQHDHVRPVLSVSTAGMLIRRDVYEQLGGFDRRLPLMRDDVDLCWRAHNAGHRVLVAPEAVVRHAEAASRERRAVDCVGRTATPPHKVDKAGAAYTLLVNSRGAALPWVLVRLVVGSVLRTLAYLVGKVPGQALNEITGLAATLLRPGRVLAARRTRGRPKPDKNELRPLFPPPGATVRATVEQVTSSFAGSDEADTGGRHGAVETGPGDDDAEFLEVEQFARLKRVGRKPGPVLFAVLLLFALVACRALLGPGALAGGALLPAPAEASDLWARFTDAWHPVSTGGTQSAPPYLALVAMLASLLFGSTGPAVTVLLVGSVPLAGVAAYFASRPLVMSRLLRAWGAIAYAFLPAVTGAVAGGRIGTAVLAVLLPLMARAAVSASGLALPGTSTARGSWRATWTLALLLTVTTAFTPVVWPLALLLGVVLLAVRRRDLVAYGPRVLAALGTPVLVLAPWSLTLFSDAPDAFFQEAGLDHRGGPAATALDLLGASPGGPGTVGGLLLGGIVLAALAALLRTERRVAVLTAWTVSLAALTLAALSNGSAWAGPATLVHGIALLAAALLGADGARHRVAEQSFGWRQPVAALIALAAAAGTVLSAAGWMIRGADDPLARRDAVQVPAFVAEESGTQDQARTLVLDGESPARVAYTLVRGSGVRLGDADVAADGPAGPRLDEVVANLVAGSGADQADELGGFAVRYVLVQDGTPRAMSRVLDTTPGLTRLSQQDGSALWRVDRQVARAVIVPRSGDPQPVAAGPVDVRATIPAGPEGRVLRLADTADPGWTATLDGKPLTRTTVDGWAQGFTLPATGGRLAVTYEPPTTHTVWKWTQGALAVVLVVLALPGRRRTVDDDLPDEAQPPAPTEPQPTEGRRARRLRARPADGSTGGPDGTPGPDTPGHPAPAPPAAPVPPQPDHGGWDTPATTTDPYAQQDPAGYPHAAVPGRHTPQDPYQGAYPDGGHEQYQQDPYQGTAQDGGYAPYPPAAPPYGDPGHGTPQEPHGTPYQDPGGYDGGHAPYDPAYGQRQPERGRTHGTDSEHPDGSQQ; encoded by the coding sequence ATGTCCGTGCACAGCCATCCGACAGGCCACTACGCCACCACGGCCGCCGCGCACTTCACCGCGCCCGGCGGCACCCCGGCGGCCCACCCGGCGCTGTCAGACCCGACCAGCGCTCCCGAGCACCCGAGGCACATCGTCACCGCGGTCGTCGTCGCCCACGACGGCGCCCGCTGGCTGCCCGACGCCCTCGCCGGACTCCTCGGCCAGGAACGCCCCGTGCAGAACGCCGTCGCCGCCGACACCGGCAGCGCCGACGACTCCGCGCGACTGGTCACCGAAGCCCTCGGCGCCTCCCGCGTCCTGCATCTGGCCCGCCGCACCGGCTTCGGCCAGGCCGTCGACGAAGCCGTCCGCACCGCGCCCGTCCTCACCACGGACGACCTGCCGTACCTCAAGCGCCCCAGCGGCTGGGACCCCGTCAGCCGCACCTGGCGCGACGACGCGTACGACATGCCGGAACTCCCGCACGGCGAGCCCGAACAGTGGCTGTGGCTCCTCCACGACGACTGCGCACCCGAGCCGGACGCCCTCGCCCACCTCCTGCGCGTCGTCGAGAACGAACGCGAACTAGGACACGACGTGGCCGTCGTCGGCCCCAAGCTGCGCGGCTGGTACGACCGCCGCCAGCTCCTGGAGGTCGGCGTCTCCATCGCCAACAGCGGCCGCCGCTGGACCGGCCTGGACCGCCGCGAGCAGGACCAGGGGCAGCACGACCACGTACGCCCCGTGCTGTCCGTCTCCACCGCCGGCATGCTCATCCGCCGCGACGTCTACGAACAGCTCGGCGGCTTCGACCGCCGACTGCCCCTGATGCGCGACGACGTCGACCTCTGCTGGCGCGCCCACAACGCGGGCCACCGCGTCCTGGTCGCCCCCGAGGCCGTCGTCCGGCACGCCGAGGCCGCCTCCCGCGAACGCCGCGCCGTCGACTGCGTCGGCCGTACCGCCACCCCGCCCCACAAGGTCGACAAGGCGGGCGCCGCCTACACCCTCCTCGTCAACTCACGCGGCGCCGCCCTGCCCTGGGTCCTCGTCAGGCTCGTCGTCGGCTCCGTCCTGCGGACCCTCGCCTACCTCGTCGGCAAGGTCCCCGGACAGGCCCTCAACGAGATCACCGGACTCGCCGCGACCCTGCTGCGCCCCGGCCGCGTCCTCGCCGCCCGCCGCACCCGCGGCCGGCCGAAGCCCGACAAGAACGAACTGCGTCCCCTGTTCCCGCCGCCCGGCGCGACCGTCCGCGCCACCGTCGAACAGGTCACCAGCAGCTTCGCCGGCTCCGACGAGGCCGACACCGGCGGCCGGCACGGCGCCGTCGAGACCGGCCCAGGCGACGACGACGCCGAGTTCCTGGAGGTCGAGCAGTTCGCCCGCCTCAAGCGCGTCGGCCGCAAACCCGGCCCCGTCCTCTTCGCGGTCCTGCTGCTGTTCGCCCTCGTCGCCTGCCGCGCCCTGCTCGGCCCCGGCGCCCTCGCGGGCGGCGCGCTGCTGCCCGCGCCCGCCGAGGCGTCCGACCTGTGGGCCCGCTTCACCGACGCCTGGCACCCCGTCAGCACCGGCGGCACCCAGTCCGCCCCGCCCTACCTCGCGCTCGTCGCCATGCTCGCGAGCCTGCTGTTCGGCTCCACCGGACCGGCCGTCACCGTCCTCCTCGTGGGCTCGGTGCCCCTCGCCGGTGTCGCCGCCTACTTCGCGTCCCGGCCGCTCGTCATGTCACGCCTGCTGCGCGCGTGGGGCGCCATCGCCTACGCGTTCCTGCCCGCCGTCACCGGAGCCGTCGCGGGCGGCCGGATCGGCACCGCCGTCCTCGCCGTCCTGCTGCCCCTGATGGCGCGTGCCGCGGTCTCCGCGAGCGGACTCGCCCTCCCGGGCACCTCCACCGCGCGCGGCAGCTGGCGCGCCACCTGGACCCTCGCACTGCTGCTGACCGTCACCACCGCCTTCACCCCGGTCGTCTGGCCCCTCGCCCTGCTCCTGGGCGTCGTCCTGCTCGCCGTCCGCCGCCGCGACCTCGTCGCGTACGGACCGCGCGTCCTGGCCGCCCTCGGCACCCCGGTGCTGGTCCTCGCGCCCTGGTCCCTGACGCTGTTCTCCGACGCGCCCGACGCCTTCTTCCAGGAAGCCGGACTCGACCACCGCGGCGGCCCCGCCGCCACCGCCCTCGACCTGCTCGGCGCCTCCCCGGGCGGCCCCGGCACCGTCGGCGGACTGCTGCTCGGCGGCATCGTCCTCGCCGCGCTGGCCGCCCTGCTGCGCACCGAACGCCGGGTCGCCGTACTCACCGCCTGGACGGTCTCGCTGGCCGCCCTCACCCTCGCCGCGCTCTCCAACGGCTCCGCGTGGGCCGGACCCGCGACCCTCGTCCACGGCATCGCCCTCCTCGCCGCGGCCCTCCTCGGCGCCGACGGCGCCCGGCACCGCGTCGCCGAACAGAGCTTCGGCTGGCGCCAGCCGGTCGCCGCCCTCATCGCCCTCGCCGCCGCCGCGGGCACCGTCCTGTCCGCCGCCGGCTGGATGATCCGCGGCGCCGACGACCCCCTCGCCCGCCGTGACGCCGTCCAGGTCCCCGCCTTCGTCGCCGAGGAGAGCGGCACCCAGGACCAGGCACGCACCCTCGTCCTCGACGGCGAGTCACCCGCGCGCGTGGCCTACACCCTGGTCCGCGGCTCCGGTGTCCGCCTCGGTGACGCCGACGTGGCCGCCGACGGCCCCGCGGGCCCCCGGCTCGACGAGGTCGTCGCGAACCTCGTCGCCGGATCGGGCGCCGACCAGGCCGACGAACTCGGCGGCTTCGCCGTCCGCTACGTCCTCGTCCAGGACGGCACCCCACGCGCGATGAGCCGCGTCCTCGACACCACCCCCGGGCTCACCAGGCTCAGCCAGCAGGACGGCAGCGCCCTGTGGCGCGTCGACCGGCAGGTCGCCCGCGCGGTGATCGTCCCCAGGAGCGGCGACCCCCAGCCGGTCGCCGCCGGACCCGTCGACGTGCGTGCCACGATCCCCGCCGGACCCGAAGGCCGCGTCCTGCGCCTCGCCGACACCGCCGACCCCGGCTGGACCGCCACCCTGGACGGCAAGCCCCTCACCCGCACCACCGTCGACGGCTGGGCCCAGGGCTTCACCCTGCCCGCCACCGGCGGACGCCTCGCCGTCACCTACGAACCCCCGACCACGCACACCGTGTGGAAGTGGACCCAGGGCGCCCTCGCCGTCGTCCTCGTCGTCCTCGCCCTGCCCGGCCGCCGCCGCACCGTCGACGACGACCTGCCCGACGAGGCACAGCCCCCGGCGCCCACCGAGCCGCAGCCCACCGAGGGCCGCCGCGCCCGCCGTCTGCGCGCCCGGCCCGCCGACGGCTCCACCGGCGGCCCCGACGGCACCCCCGGCCCGGACACCCCCGGACACCCGGCCCCCGCGCCCCCGGCCGCCCCCGTCCCCCCGCAGCCCGACCACGGCGGCTGGGACACCCCGGCCACCACCACCGACCCCTACGCCCAGCAGGACCCGGCCGGCTACCCGCACGCCGCCGTCCCCGGCCGGCACACCCCCCAGGACCCCTACCAGGGCGCCTACCCGGACGGCGGCCACGAGCAGTACCAGCAGGACCCCTACCAGGGCACCGCACAGGACGGCGGCTACGCCCCGTACCCGCCCGCCGCGCCCCCCTACGGCGACCCCGGCCACGGCACCCCCCAGGAGCCGCACGGCACCCCGTACCAGGACCCCGGCGGGTACGACGGCGGCCATGCCCCCTACGACCCCGCGTACGGACAGCGTCAGCCCGAGCGGGGCCGGACACACGGCACCGACAGCGAGCACCCCGACGGGAGCCAGCAGTGA
- a CDS encoding DUF5719 family protein has translation MNRPTLSLIAVTAALAAVTGLAMVSAPDEPDAGRETAATRLPVERSSALCPAPSNSELADTTYTSYTPRSTGTPGSGSARLSPAAKESTGSGKAEPVDAKPVLTPKKPGTPVTGEDSGAGTPAWIGAARGDLAPGWTLQQTTTVSAGSGRGVLGVLCSGPDTDFWLPGASTAKNRTDYIHLTNPDDSAAVVDIELYGEDGALESSLGEDIQVQPRASVPVLLSTLTDRPQPDLTAHVTVRSGRVAAALQATDTARGADWLPPAADPAASLVLPGIPKDVTEARLIAFAPGDDADLAVRLASPTGPITPVGNETLHVKAGMTAAVDLGDITKGEAGSLLLTPTRGSSPVVAALQVVRGKGADRETAYIPATPAIGDRATVPDNRAEGTSLSLVAPGASAKVRVTASAGSEGGTPATKTYTVRKGATLLVEPPAPKGLKGSYALTVETLSGGPVHAARTLEIPDDGIPMFTVQTFSDDRGTVSVPKTEEDLSVLQE, from the coding sequence GTGAACCGCCCCACCCTGTCCCTGATCGCCGTGACGGCCGCGCTCGCCGCCGTCACCGGCCTCGCCATGGTGTCCGCGCCCGACGAGCCGGACGCGGGCCGGGAGACCGCCGCCACCCGCCTGCCCGTGGAACGCTCCAGCGCGCTGTGCCCCGCCCCCAGCAACTCGGAACTCGCCGACACCACGTACACCTCGTACACCCCGCGCTCGACCGGTACGCCCGGCTCCGGCTCGGCACGACTGAGTCCCGCCGCGAAGGAGTCCACCGGCTCCGGCAAGGCCGAACCGGTGGACGCGAAGCCCGTCCTCACACCCAAGAAGCCCGGCACCCCCGTCACCGGCGAGGACTCCGGGGCCGGCACCCCCGCCTGGATCGGCGCCGCCCGGGGCGACCTCGCCCCCGGCTGGACACTCCAGCAGACCACCACCGTCTCCGCGGGCTCCGGACGCGGCGTCCTCGGGGTGCTCTGCTCCGGCCCCGACACCGACTTCTGGCTGCCCGGCGCCAGCACCGCGAAGAACCGCACCGACTACATCCACCTGACCAACCCGGACGACTCCGCGGCCGTCGTCGACATCGAGCTGTACGGCGAGGACGGCGCCCTGGAGTCGTCCCTCGGCGAGGACATCCAGGTACAGCCGCGCGCGAGCGTGCCCGTGCTGCTGTCCACCCTCACCGACCGGCCGCAGCCCGATCTGACGGCCCATGTGACGGTCCGCAGCGGACGCGTCGCCGCCGCGCTCCAGGCCACCGACACCGCCCGCGGCGCCGACTGGCTGCCGCCCGCCGCCGACCCCGCCGCCTCCCTGGTCCTCCCCGGCATCCCCAAGGACGTCACCGAGGCCCGCCTCATCGCCTTCGCCCCCGGCGACGACGCCGACCTCGCGGTCCGCCTCGCCTCCCCGACCGGCCCCATCACCCCCGTCGGCAACGAGACCCTCCACGTCAAGGCCGGGATGACGGCCGCCGTCGACCTCGGGGACATCACCAAGGGCGAGGCGGGGTCCCTGCTGCTCACCCCCACCCGCGGCTCTTCGCCGGTCGTCGCCGCCCTCCAGGTCGTCCGCGGCAAGGGCGCCGACCGGGAGACCGCGTACATCCCCGCGACCCCCGCGATCGGCGACCGCGCGACGGTCCCCGACAACCGCGCCGAGGGCACCTCGCTGTCCCTCGTCGCACCCGGCGCCTCCGCGAAGGTCAGGGTCACCGCGTCGGCGGGCAGCGAGGGCGGCACACCGGCCACCAAGACGTACACCGTCAGGAAGGGCGCCACCCTCCTCGTCGAACCGCCCGCGCCCAAGGGCCTCAAGGGCTCCTACGCGCTCACCGTCGAGACGCTCTCCGGGGGCCCGGTGCACGCCGCGCGCACCCTGGAGATCCCCGACGACGGCATCCCCATGTTCACCGTCCAGACCTTCTCCGACGACCGGGGCACGGTCTCCGTCCCGAAGACGGAGGAAGACCTGTCGGTCCTCCAGGAGTGA
- a CDS encoding metallopeptidase family protein, whose translation MDNPVPPTPAPRGPRRRDRHGRGMRGPVAPPQVPLAASRAELFTDLVQDSVERLERRWPQLSDIDFLVLEVPRLDPPDGAADEEPVPLGGVVTAKEGRRARVVIYRRPVEIRSKGRDERAALVHEVVVEQVAELLGLTPEAVDPHYDDD comes from the coding sequence ATGGACAACCCCGTGCCCCCCACGCCAGCGCCCCGCGGCCCGCGCCGCCGCGACCGCCACGGCAGGGGCATGCGCGGTCCGGTGGCCCCACCGCAGGTGCCGCTGGCGGCCAGCCGGGCGGAACTGTTCACGGATCTCGTGCAGGACTCGGTGGAGCGGCTGGAGCGGCGCTGGCCGCAGCTGTCCGACATCGACTTCCTGGTCCTGGAGGTGCCCCGGCTGGACCCCCCGGACGGCGCGGCGGACGAGGAGCCCGTACCGCTGGGCGGTGTGGTCACGGCGAAGGAGGGGCGCCGCGCGCGGGTGGTGATCTACCGGCGGCCGGTGGAGATCCGCAGCAAGGGGCGCGACGAGCGGGCGGCGCTGGTGCACGAGGTCGTGGTGGAGCAGGTCGCGGAGCTGCTCGGGCTCACGCCGGAGGCCGTCGACCCGCACTACGACGACGACTGA
- a CDS encoding DUF3499 domain-containing protein has protein sequence MRRRRRGPLKSAVPSNIVSPVRRCSRTACGRPAVATLTYVYADSTAVLGPLATYAEPHCYDLCAEHSERLTAPRGWEVVRLAEASGPARPSGDDLEALANAVREAARPQERAAEAGGTGSRTPGYPVESGRRGHLRVLRSPDN, from the coding sequence GTGCGGAGGCGTCGTCGCGGCCCGCTCAAGAGTGCGGTACCGTCCAACATCGTGAGCCCTGTACGTCGCTGTTCGCGCACCGCTTGCGGCCGTCCCGCCGTCGCGACGCTGACGTACGTCTACGCCGACTCGACCGCGGTCCTCGGCCCGCTCGCCACCTACGCCGAACCCCACTGTTACGACTTGTGCGCCGAGCACTCCGAGCGGCTCACGGCGCCCCGTGGGTGGGAGGTCGTCCGCCTCGCGGAGGCCAGTGGGCCGGCGCGGCCCAGTGGGGACGATCTCGAAGCGCTCGCCAATGCCGTGCGTGAGGCGGCGCGGCCGCAGGAGCGGGCGGCGGAGGCGGGGGGCACCGGTTCCCGTACCCCCGGCTACCCCGTGGAGTCGGGCCGCCGCGGCCACCTGCGGGTCCTCCGCTCCCCGGACAACTGA